A single Dechloromonas denitrificans DNA region contains:
- the serB gene encoding phosphoserine phosphatase SerB — protein sequence MNLIIQGGALPTFLLERIVAATGARAVEPRPPQVVRLLGAVRTPEFAALIPLIEAEKLDWAFVETGKKLADFGLICFDMDSTLITIECIDELADFAGKKAEVSAVTEAAMRGEIDYRESLRRRLALLAGLDARVLARVYGERLLLSPGARELLAAAQDAGLRTAILSGGFTYFTERLRIELGFDFATSNELEISGGKLTGRVVGDIVDAAAKAHHLARLTDELGLRKEQVIACGDGANDLQMMAQSGLSVAFRAKPATRAKADVAINFGGLDSLLNLFD from the coding sequence ATGAACCTCATCATCCAGGGCGGCGCCCTTCCGACTTTTCTGCTCGAACGCATCGTTGCCGCGACCGGCGCCCGTGCCGTCGAACCGCGCCCGCCGCAGGTCGTCCGGCTGCTCGGTGCGGTGCGCACGCCGGAATTTGCGGCGCTGATTCCGCTGATCGAAGCAGAAAAACTCGATTGGGCCTTTGTCGAGACCGGCAAGAAGCTGGCCGATTTCGGCCTGATCTGCTTCGACATGGATTCGACGCTGATCACCATCGAATGCATCGACGAACTGGCCGACTTTGCCGGCAAGAAGGCCGAGGTGTCGGCGGTGACCGAGGCCGCGATGCGCGGCGAGATCGATTACCGGGAAAGCCTGCGCCGCCGCCTTGCCTTGCTAGCCGGGCTGGATGCCCGGGTGCTGGCGCGCGTTTATGGCGAACGCCTGCTGCTCTCGCCGGGCGCCCGCGAACTGCTGGCGGCAGCCCAGGATGCCGGGCTGCGCACGGCAATCCTGTCCGGCGGCTTCACCTACTTCACCGAGCGGCTGCGCATCGAACTGGGCTTCGATTTCGCCACCTCAAACGAACTGGAAATCTCCGGCGGCAAGCTGACCGGCCGGGTCGTCGGCGACATCGTCGATGCCGCGGCCAAGGCGCATCACTTGGCGCGCCTGACCGATGAACTGGGCTTGCGGAAGGAACAGGTCATCGCCTGCGGCGACGGCGCCAATGACTTGCAGATGATGGCGCAGTCCGGCCTTTCGGTGGCCTTCCGCGCCAAGCCGGCAACGCGGGCCAAGGCCGATGTGGCGATCAACTTCGGCGGTCTGGATTCGCTGCTTAACCTGTTTGACTGA
- a CDS encoding SulP family inorganic anion transporter — translation MSAFPSLLPAWLRHYPREKLGTDIVAGLIVTILVIPQSLAYALLAGLPPQLGLYVSILPVIAYAWLGSSMVQAVGPVAVTAIMTYAVLSPIAAPGSPEYIALAAALSLISGLMLLACGVLRLGFLSQLLSRPVISGFISGSAVLIIISQLKYLLGVTPHGSSSGEVVLDVLGKLPHSHLPTLGIGLAALGVLFIVRYALAGWLIKARLSKNQAAFVVRLMPLVVVLIGTLAVSEFDLDRSHGVAVVGAVAAGMPAFNFFLPGLGTTRSLIVPAFLMMLIGMVQSITMAQALAIKRRERIDANAELVGLGAANVVAAFSGGMPVGGGLSRSAVNVAAGAQTPLASIVAALAMVGVVAGAAGWFERLPLAVLSASIIMAAISMIDITALRQAWNYDRADALALLGTAGGVLLIGLEAGIGLGIVLSMATLLYRVSTPHIAVVGRIAGSEHFRNVERYAVETIPSVLFVRIDERLFFGNLGAVESRLKQELERVPDAHDLVLVMSAVNLMDATAVEVFTELNQDLADQGIRLHLAEVKGPVQDRLLNSALWSALSGEVFLSANAAFEKLAGLPQTGAAPLSQTG, via the coding sequence ATGTCCGCTTTCCCCAGCCTTCTCCCCGCCTGGCTCAGGCATTACCCCAGAGAAAAACTGGGCACGGATATCGTCGCCGGCCTGATCGTCACCATCCTGGTCATTCCGCAGAGCCTTGCCTACGCGCTGCTGGCCGGTTTGCCGCCGCAACTGGGGCTGTACGTCAGCATTCTGCCGGTCATCGCCTATGCCTGGCTGGGCAGCAGCATGGTGCAGGCAGTCGGGCCGGTCGCCGTCACGGCGATCATGACCTATGCCGTACTGAGCCCGATCGCCGCACCCGGCTCGCCCGAATACATCGCGCTGGCGGCCGCCCTGTCACTGATTTCCGGCCTCATGTTGCTGGCCTGCGGCGTGCTGCGCCTAGGCTTCCTGTCGCAATTACTGAGCCGGCCGGTGATCAGCGGCTTCATTTCCGGTTCGGCGGTGTTGATCATCATCAGCCAGTTGAAATACCTGCTCGGCGTCACGCCGCACGGCAGCAGCAGCGGCGAAGTCGTGCTCGACGTGCTGGGCAAGCTGCCGCACAGCCATCTGCCGACGCTGGGCATCGGTCTGGCGGCGTTGGGCGTGCTGTTTATCGTTCGTTACGCGCTGGCCGGCTGGCTGATCAAGGCTCGCCTCAGCAAGAACCAGGCGGCCTTCGTCGTTCGGCTGATGCCGCTGGTTGTCGTGCTGATCGGCACGCTGGCGGTTAGCGAATTCGATCTCGATCGCAGCCACGGCGTCGCCGTGGTTGGCGCGGTGGCTGCCGGGATGCCGGCTTTCAACTTTTTTCTGCCCGGCCTTGGTACAACGCGCAGCCTGATCGTTCCGGCCTTCCTGATGATGCTGATCGGCATGGTGCAGAGCATCACCATGGCCCAGGCCCTGGCCATCAAGCGGCGCGAGCGGATCGATGCCAATGCCGAACTGGTTGGGCTGGGCGCGGCCAACGTCGTCGCTGCCTTTTCCGGCGGCATGCCGGTCGGCGGCGGCCTGTCGCGCTCCGCTGTCAATGTTGCAGCCGGTGCCCAGACGCCGCTCGCCAGCATCGTTGCCGCCCTCGCCATGGTCGGCGTGGTGGCTGGCGCCGCCGGTTGGTTCGAGCGCCTGCCGCTGGCCGTGCTGTCGGCCAGCATCATCATGGCCGCCATTTCGATGATCGACATCACCGCCCTCCGGCAGGCCTGGAACTACGACCGGGCCGATGCCCTGGCCTTGCTCGGCACGGCCGGCGGGGTGCTGTTGATCGGCCTGGAAGCCGGCATCGGGCTGGGTATCGTGCTCTCGATGGCGACCCTGCTGTACCGGGTCAGCACACCGCACATTGCCGTCGTCGGCCGGATTGCCGGCAGCGAACATTTCCGCAATGTCGAGCGCTACGCCGTTGAGACGATCCCCAGCGTGCTTTTCGTCCGCATCGACGAGCGGCTGTTCTTCGGCAATCTCGGCGCCGTCGAAAGCCGCCTGAAGCAGGAGCTGGAGCGTGTGCCGGACGCCCACGACCTGGTGCTGGTGATGAGCGCCGTCAATCTGATGGATGCGACGGCCGTCGAGGTGTTCACCGAACTCAACCAGGATCTTGCCGATCAGGGCATCCGGCTGCACCTGGCCGAGGTCAAGGGGCCGGTCCAGGATCGCTTGCTGAATTCGGCGCTGTGGTCAGCGCTGAGCGGCGAGGTCTTCCTGTCGGCCAATGCCGCCTTCGAGAAACTGGCCGGCCTGCCGCAGACCGGAGCCGCGCCGCTCAGTCAAACAGGTTAA
- a CDS encoding M48 family metallopeptidase: MTGIAASYYDGRTPLRQPAELLAVGDEIVARGPFGERRARRAEVEISEAMGRSPRIVRFADGALLEVADLEEFARWLKVAGFAESPVVRLQKRWSWALGSLLGTVLLIAAIYFWGLPALTKVLAPRIPATLVQSLSQQTLAFLDQKVLTPSNLSAARRAELTAYADRILQAGAEHPGYRLHFRSSAMGPNAFALPSGDVVIFDQLVELAGNDDEVAGVVAHELGHVAYRHGMRQLIQSSVVSFVVGIYLGDVSSIAASLGALALESRYSRDFEREADAYAARTMLAAGRGTEPLAAMLERMEKAHDAKGRAGSAWDGLSSHPDTAERIARLRAMR; the protein is encoded by the coding sequence GTGACGGGTATCGCCGCCAGCTACTACGACGGGCGCACGCCGCTCCGTCAGCCGGCGGAACTATTGGCGGTCGGCGATGAAATCGTCGCCCGCGGCCCGTTCGGCGAGCGGCGGGCCCGCCGGGCCGAGGTCGAGATTTCGGAAGCGATGGGGCGTTCGCCGCGCATCGTCCGTTTTGCCGATGGCGCGCTGCTTGAAGTGGCCGATCTGGAAGAGTTTGCACGCTGGCTGAAGGTGGCCGGCTTTGCCGAGTCGCCGGTCGTCCGCCTGCAGAAGCGCTGGTCCTGGGCGCTCGGCTCGCTGCTCGGGACGGTCCTGTTGATTGCGGCGATCTATTTCTGGGGCCTGCCGGCGCTCACCAAGGTACTCGCCCCGCGCATCCCGGCAACACTCGTCCAGTCGCTGTCGCAGCAAACCCTGGCCTTCCTCGACCAGAAGGTGCTGACGCCGTCAAACCTCAGTGCAGCGCGGCGCGCCGAACTGACGGCGTACGCCGACCGGATTTTGCAGGCCGGTGCCGAGCACCCCGGCTATCGCCTGCATTTCCGCTCGTCGGCGATGGGGCCCAATGCTTTCGCGCTGCCCAGCGGCGATGTCGTGATTTTCGACCAACTGGTCGAACTGGCCGGGAACGACGACGAAGTGGCCGGCGTCGTCGCCCACGAGCTAGGCCATGTCGCCTACCGGCACGGCATGCGCCAGCTGATCCAGTCATCGGTGGTGTCCTTCGTCGTCGGCATCTACCTCGGCGACGTTTCGTCGATAGCCGCCAGCCTCGGCGCCCTGGCGCTCGAATCGCGCTATTCGCGTGATTTTGAACGCGAAGCCGATGCCTATGCGGCGCGGACCATGCTGGCCGCAGGGCGGGGCACCGAACCGTTGGCCGCGATGCTGGAGCGCATGGAAAAAGCCCATGACGCGAAGGGCAGGGCAGGCTCGGCATGGGACGGCCTGTCCAGTCACCCCGACACCGCCGAACGCATCGCCCGCCTGCGCGCCATGCGCTAG
- a CDS encoding DUF898 family protein: MQALAATYYDVLGIGPEATLADIKAAYARQLGAFREKMKTPEKPAAESLDALRQAFTILGDPLSRESYDASLNGAANQSVVQEPQAEPAIPTHTPAATAEPAEPREENFRFTGEGGEYFRIWIVNILLSIVTLGIYSAWAKVRREQYFHRNLMLDGSGFDYHGQPMAILKGRIVAVVLLFGLSAAQRFSPLAYGIAILCLLPLVPWLAVKAFRFRAHNTSYRGLRFSFHGSYGQAFKVFVGYGLLVPFTLWLAFPVFYRQLRKFVLDNIRFGTTAFECAVTTGTIYKIFLLPGLVFIALFVGIVVTAVVAASGKGGKEALVALGFLFMLIPLIFVAVQAVVVPYVTARTNNAVWSSTRLGEHHFRSRLPVGGYIGLTVVNWLATVFTLGLFIPWARVRVARFRAEYLALAVSGSLDDFVAGEAGSATAIGDEAAEMFDLDIGL; the protein is encoded by the coding sequence ATGCAAGCGCTTGCGGCCACTTACTACGACGTACTCGGCATCGGTCCGGAGGCCACGCTGGCCGACATCAAGGCAGCCTACGCCCGGCAACTGGGTGCTTTCCGGGAAAAGATGAAAACGCCGGAGAAGCCGGCGGCGGAAAGCCTCGATGCCTTGCGCCAGGCGTTCACGATCCTCGGCGATCCGCTGTCCAGAGAGAGCTATGACGCTTCCCTGAACGGCGCGGCGAACCAGTCCGTCGTCCAGGAACCGCAAGCCGAACCGGCCATTCCGACACACACGCCGGCCGCAACGGCCGAACCCGCCGAGCCGCGCGAAGAGAACTTCCGGTTTACCGGCGAAGGTGGCGAGTATTTCCGCATCTGGATCGTCAATATCCTGCTCAGCATCGTTACCCTCGGCATTTATTCGGCCTGGGCCAAGGTGCGGCGCGAGCAGTATTTTCATCGCAACCTGATGCTCGACGGCTCGGGCTTCGACTATCACGGTCAGCCGATGGCTATCCTCAAGGGGCGGATCGTCGCCGTTGTGCTGCTGTTCGGCCTGTCCGCCGCCCAGCGTTTCAGCCCGCTGGCCTACGGGATCGCCATCCTCTGCCTGCTGCCGCTGGTTCCCTGGCTGGCCGTCAAGGCCTTTCGCTTCCGTGCCCACAACACCAGCTATCGCGGCCTGCGTTTCTCCTTCCACGGTAGCTACGGGCAGGCGTTCAAGGTCTTCGTCGGCTACGGGCTGCTGGTGCCGTTCACGTTGTGGCTGGCCTTCCCGGTTTTCTATCGGCAGTTGCGCAAGTTCGTGCTCGACAACATCCGTTTCGGGACCACCGCCTTTGAATGCGCCGTCACCACCGGCACCATCTACAAGATATTCCTGCTGCCCGGCCTGGTGTTCATCGCCCTGTTCGTCGGAATCGTGGTCACCGCCGTCGTGGCGGCCAGCGGGAAGGGCGGCAAGGAAGCCCTGGTTGCCCTCGGCTTCCTGTTCATGCTGATCCCGCTGATCTTCGTGGCGGTACAGGCCGTCGTCGTGCCCTATGTCACGGCGCGCACCAACAATGCGGTATGGAGCAGCACCCGCCTCGGCGAGCACCACTTCCGCAGCCGCTTGCCGGTCGGCGGCTATATCGGCCTGACGGTGGTGAACTGGCTGGCCACCGTATTCACGCTCGGCCTGTTCATTCCCTGGGCGCGGGTTCGCGTCGCCCGCTTCCGGGCCGAGTATCTGGCCCTGGCGGTCAGCGGCAGCCTCGACGACTTCGTGGCCGGCGAGGCCGGTAGCGCCACGGCGATTGGCGACGAAGCGGCCGAAATGTTCGATCTGGACATCGGCCTGTGA
- a CDS encoding chemotaxis protein CheW — MARYKGIEVKDGVRQLLPHMPLIEEYREVLQSLQAVWDNLNLLGQMSGTTAEIGQTREAFASLTSELLNNLAEQTLAKREQEMKAKSQVVIDILIRNLFERTADIGFLTTDDAIRRFAAEPGEPRALQQRFQEYVRKYSVYEDVVLLDCNGGILARLVPEARVLAIGDGWVRQAAATTAAYVEVYGHSGLFPEQPRALIYAYRVSSAQGETLGVLALCFRFADEMTRIFRGLAQADDPGVMALLDAGGQVIASSDPWQVPVGAELQLASGRLQRLRFAGRSYLAFASDTKGYQGYLGPGWRGLVMMPVDQAFDMHDDDQLAAIEPSLLASVMSGGRAFSATLRAIPQQAEAIQRDLSRAVWNGTVRQGATSASSNFSKILLREISRVGMSMREVFSRSIGNLQTTVLSSLLADSQFFAALAVDIMDRNLYERANDCRWWALDSTIRRLMATADDNGRQAGLEKVIGYINSLYTVYDDILLFDTTGKVIAAANPEHAKLVGQPLDEPWVDECLALASSQSYAVSRFAGSPLYAARPTYVYLAALRAPDDARVVGGIAIVFDSAPQFAAMLYDALPREASGEPVAGSFAVFLDAEGKIIAASDPAYQPGQQLEIPPDLLKPPAGGCSRLIVVNGQAMAVGARLSTGYREYKGSEDTYRNEITALVFIPLGVYDAQASLTKPSGDVASRRSSIAADVPVCEIATFHLGDHWLGLPVTAVEEAIELSGAACLANAPKQVYGALLHRNEALPIYNLDAALGLAVPAETAGSRQVVVVRGENGVNFGILVDRLGEIMEAAVSDIDDLSNIYVGVASVLASVVKTPAKDGSSMLVLLSVASMSQHLRGSLSAAPLAA, encoded by the coding sequence GTGGCGAGATACAAAGGCATCGAAGTGAAGGATGGCGTGCGTCAGTTGTTGCCACACATGCCACTGATCGAGGAATACCGGGAAGTGCTGCAATCGCTGCAGGCGGTCTGGGACAACCTCAACCTGCTCGGCCAGATGTCCGGCACGACGGCCGAAATCGGCCAGACGCGCGAAGCGTTCGCCAGCCTGACCAGCGAACTGTTGAACAATCTGGCCGAGCAAACGCTGGCCAAGCGCGAACAGGAAATGAAGGCCAAATCGCAGGTGGTGATCGATATCCTGATCCGCAACCTGTTCGAGCGCACGGCCGACATCGGTTTTCTCACCACCGACGACGCGATTCGCCGCTTTGCCGCCGAGCCGGGCGAACCACGGGCGCTGCAGCAGCGTTTCCAGGAATACGTCCGCAAGTATTCGGTGTACGAGGATGTCGTCCTGCTTGATTGCAACGGCGGCATTCTCGCCCGGCTGGTGCCGGAGGCGCGGGTCCTTGCCATCGGCGACGGCTGGGTCCGCCAGGCCGCGGCTACTACGGCCGCCTATGTCGAGGTCTATGGGCATTCCGGGCTGTTTCCCGAGCAGCCGCGCGCGCTGATCTACGCCTACCGGGTCAGCTCGGCGCAAGGCGAAACGCTCGGCGTACTGGCCCTGTGTTTCCGCTTTGCCGATGAGATGACGCGGATTTTCCGCGGCCTGGCGCAGGCCGACGATCCCGGCGTGATGGCCCTGCTCGACGCTGGTGGCCAGGTCATCGCCAGTAGCGACCCGTGGCAGGTGCCGGTCGGCGCGGAATTGCAGCTGGCCTCCGGCCGCTTGCAGCGCCTGCGCTTCGCCGGGCGCAGTTATCTCGCCTTTGCCAGCGATACCAAAGGCTACCAAGGCTACCTGGGGCCGGGCTGGCGGGGTTTGGTGATGATGCCTGTCGATCAGGCCTTCGACATGCACGACGACGACCAGCTGGCGGCAATCGAGCCCAGCCTGCTGGCTTCGGTGATGTCCGGCGGCCGGGCCTTTTCCGCGACGTTGCGGGCCATCCCGCAGCAGGCCGAGGCCATTCAGCGCGATCTCAGCCGGGCGGTGTGGAACGGTACGGTGCGACAAGGCGCAACGTCCGCCTCGAGCAATTTTTCGAAGATTCTGCTGCGGGAGATCAGCCGCGTCGGCATGAGCATGCGCGAAGTTTTTTCCCGCTCGATCGGCAATCTGCAGACTACCGTCCTGTCGTCGCTGCTCGCCGATAGCCAGTTCTTCGCCGCGCTGGCCGTCGACATCATGGACCGCAATCTGTACGAACGGGCCAACGACTGTCGCTGGTGGGCGCTCGACTCGACGATTCGCCGGCTGATGGCGACGGCTGACGACAACGGCCGGCAAGCCGGGCTGGAAAAGGTAATCGGCTATATCAACAGCCTGTACACCGTGTACGACGACATCCTGCTGTTCGACACGACCGGCAAGGTCATCGCAGCGGCCAACCCGGAGCACGCCAAACTGGTCGGCCAGCCGCTCGACGAACCCTGGGTCGATGAATGCCTGGCCCTGGCCAGCAGCCAGTCCTACGCAGTTTCCCGTTTCGCCGGCAGCCCGCTCTACGCGGCACGGCCGACCTATGTCTATCTGGCAGCCCTGCGCGCGCCGGACGATGCCCGGGTGGTCGGCGGCATCGCCATCGTCTTCGACAGCGCGCCGCAGTTTGCCGCGATGCTTTACGACGCCCTGCCCCGCGAGGCTTCCGGCGAACCGGTGGCCGGCAGCTTCGCCGTCTTCCTCGATGCCGAGGGAAAGATCATCGCGGCGAGCGATCCCGCCTACCAGCCCGGCCAGCAACTTGAAATCCCGCCCGATCTGCTCAAGCCGCCAGCCGGCGGCTGTTCCCGGCTGATCGTCGTGAACGGCCAGGCGATGGCGGTCGGCGCCCGACTATCGACCGGCTACCGCGAATACAAAGGCAGCGAGGATACCTATCGGAACGAAATCACAGCGCTGGTCTTCATTCCGCTCGGGGTTTACGACGCGCAGGCAAGCCTGACCAAGCCGAGCGGTGATGTCGCCAGCCGTCGCTCAAGCATTGCCGCCGACGTTCCGGTCTGCGAAATCGCCACCTTCCACCTTGGCGATCACTGGCTGGGGCTGCCGGTCACGGCGGTCGAGGAGGCCATCGAATTGAGCGGTGCCGCCTGCCTGGCCAATGCCCCGAAACAGGTTTATGGCGCCCTGCTCCATCGCAACGAAGCCTTGCCGATCTACAACCTCGATGCGGCGCTCGGCCTGGCGGTGCCGGCGGAAACCGCGGGCAGCCGGCAGGTGGTCGTGGTGCGCGGCGAAAACGGCGTCAATTTCGGGATTCTGGTGGACCGGCTGGGCGAGATCATGGAAGCCGCGGTCAGCGACATCGACGATTTGTCGAACATCTATGTCGGGGTCGCCTCGGTGCTGGCATCGGTGGTCAAGACGCCGGCCAAGGACGGCTCGTCGATGCTGGTCCTGCTCTCCGTTGCCAGCATGAGCCAGCATCTGCGCGGCAGCCTGTCAGCGGCGCCGCTCGCCGCCTGA
- a CDS encoding DUF2237 family protein, which produces MKTRDFPGRGNQLNVLGGPLLPCSERPVTGFFRDGCCNTSEEDFGSHTVCVVLTAEFLAYSKAAGNDLSTPHPEFGFPGLQPGQRWCLCAARWLQAYAAGKAPQVAVNATNQAALEIVPLAALKEHAVDLH; this is translated from the coding sequence GTGAAAACCCGTGATTTCCCGGGCCGCGGCAACCAGCTGAATGTGCTCGGCGGGCCTTTGCTGCCCTGCAGCGAGCGGCCGGTCACCGGCTTCTTCCGGGATGGTTGCTGCAATACCTCGGAAGAAGATTTCGGCAGTCACACGGTTTGTGTCGTTCTGACCGCCGAATTTCTCGCCTACTCGAAAGCTGCCGGCAACGACCTGTCGACGCCGCATCCGGAATTCGGTTTTCCCGGCCTGCAACCCGGCCAGCGCTGGTGCCTGTGCGCCGCTCGCTGGCTGCAGGCATACGCGGCCGGCAAGGCGCCACAGGTCGCGGTCAACGCGACCAACCAGGCCGCCCTCGAAATCGTGCCGCTGGCGGCGCTGAAAGAGCACGCCGTCGACCTGCACTGA
- the iscX gene encoding Fe-S cluster assembly protein IscX, giving the protein MKWTDINDIAIELSEAHPDIDPLKINFVDLRNWVMALPKFNDDPKHSGEKVLEAIQQAWIDEVA; this is encoded by the coding sequence ATGAAATGGACCGACATCAACGATATCGCCATCGAACTGAGCGAAGCGCATCCGGACATCGACCCGCTGAAAATCAACTTTGTCGATCTGCGCAACTGGGTCATGGCCTTGCCCAAATTCAACGACGATCCGAAGCACAGCGGCGAAAAGGTTCTCGAAGCCATCCAGCAGGCCTGGATCGACGAGGTGGCGTGA
- the fdx gene encoding ISC system 2Fe-2S type ferredoxin, producing MTQVVVLPHPENCPDGAVIEAEEGKSICENLLENGIELDHACEMSCACTTCHVIVREGFDSLEAAEEEEEDLLDKAWGLEPNSRLGCQAIVRTTPLVVEIPKYSINMAKEGHRK from the coding sequence ATGACCCAAGTCGTCGTATTGCCGCACCCCGAGAACTGTCCGGACGGCGCCGTCATCGAGGCGGAAGAGGGCAAATCGATCTGCGAGAACCTGTTGGAAAACGGTATCGAGCTCGACCACGCCTGCGAAATGTCCTGTGCCTGCACGACCTGTCACGTCATCGTCCGCGAGGGTTTCGATTCGCTCGAAGCCGCCGAAGAGGAAGAGGAAGACCTGCTGGACAAGGCCTGGGGTCTGGAACCCAACTCCCGCCTCGGCTGCCAGGCGATCGTCCGGACGACGCCGCTGGTCGTCGAGATTCCGAAATACAGCATCAACATGGCGAAGGAAGGACACCGCAAATGA
- the hscA gene encoding Fe-S protein assembly chaperone HscA, producing MALFQIAEPGESAAPHEHKLAVGIDLGTTNSLVATVRSGISICLSDEHGRTLLPSVVRYHADHTTEVGYDAQTHQAVDPRNTVVSVKRFMGRGLKDISHVESMPYDFVEAPGMVKVKTIAGIKSPVEVSAEILKTLKERAETALGGDLVGAVITVPAYFDDAQRQATKDAARLAGLNVLRLLNEPTAAAIAYGLDNGAEGVYAVYDLGGGTFDISILKLTKGVFEVMSTGGDSALGGDDFDHRIFCWVIEQAKLQPLSPEDGRLLMMRCREGKEFLTLNAEAPISARLSTGEMVDLKLNVATFAEITQTLISKTLQPVKKALRDAGLRAEDIKGVVMVGGATRMPQIQKAVGDFFRQEPLTNLDPDKVVALGAATQANLLVGNKTGKDDWLLLDVIPLSLGLETMGGLTEKVIPRNATIPTARAQEFTTFKDGQTAMAIHVVQGERELVSDCRSLARFELRGIPPMVAGAARIRVTFQVDADGLLSVAAREQTTGVEASVIVKPSYGLSDDEITGMLKDSMEHAKDDAINRALKEAQVEGQRMIEATEAALKEDPHLLNESETAKIQNSIAKLRETMNGENRRLINIAMDDLGFETQEFAHRRMDQSIKKVLSGRKVDDIKLGEEGEVV from the coding sequence ATGGCCCTGTTTCAAATTGCCGAGCCTGGTGAGTCGGCCGCCCCGCATGAGCACAAACTGGCTGTCGGCATCGACCTCGGCACGACCAACTCACTGGTCGCCACCGTGCGCAGCGGCATCTCGATCTGCCTGAGCGACGAGCATGGGCGTACCTTGCTGCCCTCCGTGGTGCGTTATCACGCCGACCACACGACCGAAGTCGGTTACGACGCCCAGACCCACCAGGCGGTCGATCCGCGCAATACCGTGGTTTCGGTCAAGCGCTTCATGGGGCGCGGGCTGAAGGATATTTCGCACGTCGAATCGATGCCCTACGACTTCGTCGAAGCGCCGGGCATGGTCAAGGTCAAGACGATCGCCGGCATCAAGAGTCCGGTCGAAGTCTCGGCGGAAATCCTGAAAACCCTCAAGGAACGGGCCGAGACTGCGCTGGGCGGCGATCTGGTCGGCGCCGTGATCACCGTGCCGGCCTATTTCGACGATGCCCAGCGTCAGGCGACCAAGGATGCCGCCCGTCTGGCCGGCCTCAATGTGCTGCGCCTGCTCAACGAACCGACCGCTGCCGCCATTGCCTACGGGCTGGATAACGGCGCAGAGGGGGTCTATGCGGTTTACGACCTGGGCGGCGGCACCTTCGATATTTCCATCCTCAAGCTGACCAAGGGCGTCTTCGAAGTGATGTCCACCGGCGGCGATTCGGCGCTGGGCGGCGACGATTTCGACCACCGTATCTTCTGCTGGGTGATTGAGCAGGCCAAGCTGCAGCCGCTGTCGCCGGAAGACGGGCGGCTGTTGATGATGCGCTGCCGCGAAGGCAAGGAATTCCTGACCCTGAACGCTGAAGCACCGATTTCGGCGCGCCTGTCGACCGGTGAAATGGTCGATTTGAAGCTCAATGTGGCGACCTTTGCCGAGATCACCCAGACGCTGATCTCGAAGACGCTGCAACCGGTCAAAAAAGCGCTGCGCGATGCCGGTCTGCGCGCCGAAGATATCAAGGGCGTGGTGATGGTCGGCGGCGCGACGCGCATGCCGCAGATCCAGAAAGCGGTCGGCGATTTCTTCCGCCAGGAACCGCTGACCAATCTCGATCCGGACAAGGTCGTCGCGCTCGGCGCCGCGACCCAGGCCAATCTGCTGGTCGGCAACAAGACCGGCAAGGACGACTGGCTGCTGCTCGACGTCATTCCGCTGTCGCTCGGCCTGGAAACCATGGGCGGCCTGACCGAGAAGGTGATCCCGCGCAATGCCACCATCCCGACGGCGCGCGCCCAGGAATTCACCACTTTCAAGGACGGCCAGACGGCGATGGCCATCCATGTCGTCCAGGGCGAGCGCGAGCTGGTCTCCGACTGCCGCTCGCTGGCCCGCTTCGAGTTGCGTGGCATTCCGCCGATGGTGGCCGGTGCGGCGCGCATCCGTGTCACCTTCCAGGTCGATGCCGATGGCCTGCTGTCGGTGGCGGCGCGCGAACAGACGACCGGCGTCGAGGCGAGCGTCATCGTCAAGCCGTCCTACGGTTTGTCCGACGATGAAATCACCGGCATGCTCAAGGATTCGATGGAGCATGCCAAGGACGATGCGATCAACCGGGCGCTCAAGGAAGCGCAGGTCGAAGGGCAACGGATGATCGAGGCGACCGAAGCCGCGCTGAAGGAAGACCCGCATCTGCTTAACGAGTCCGAAACGGCCAAGATACAGAACAGCATCGCCAAGCTGCGCGAAACGATGAACGGCGAGAATCGCCGCCTGATCAACATCGCGATGGACGATCTCGGCTTTGAAACGCAGGAATTCGCTCACCGCCGGATGGATCAAAGCATCAAGAAAGTCCTCTCGGGCCGCAAGGTCGATGACATCAAGCTTGGTGAAGAAGGAGAAGTTGTATGA